The following coding sequences are from one Natrarchaeobaculum sulfurireducens window:
- a CDS encoding sugar transferase, translating to MFTGWKYRLSSVVGVIVLTIVAVLFANNQLTQSLFTTYVPLFNRLNVTVLSNESLYWAIALSVFAVVGSLVPLYKPRPRRVLDTIFLAQKRVLVAGFALATLGYFKWSHRLPRATLVMMTGFLAITIPVWFVWIRRPASETERTLVVGDDLNQIARIAPSMEASVIGYLCPSIVGIHDDLTTLEAAADGGIVATDGVIDAETHFQDDLDEFFRLGGLSRLEDVLLEYDVDTVVLAFREADRAEFFGALGTCHDHGIAAKVHREYAESVLVPEGEVGNLADVDLEPWDPLDHIVKRIFDVSFAVTALLVLTPLMAVLVLAIKLDTPGPVLYKQERTAVFGESFPVYKFRTMIKDAEAETGPKISGKDAGDVDPRITPVGQVLRQTHLDEIPQLWSILIGDMSVVGPRPERPELDTEIQGQNVDWSKRWFVSPGLTGLAQINDVTGHEPKKKLRYDIKYIRQQSFWFDIQIVIRQIWNVLSDTYTILRH from the coding sequence ATGTTTACGGGGTGGAAGTACCGACTCTCGAGCGTCGTCGGCGTGATCGTGCTGACGATCGTTGCGGTACTTTTCGCCAACAACCAACTCACCCAGTCGCTGTTCACGACGTACGTGCCGCTTTTCAATCGGCTCAACGTGACCGTCTTGAGCAATGAATCACTCTACTGGGCCATCGCTTTGAGCGTGTTCGCCGTTGTTGGGAGTCTCGTTCCTCTATACAAGCCGCGCCCTCGCCGGGTTCTCGATACGATCTTTCTCGCCCAGAAACGCGTTCTCGTCGCCGGCTTCGCGCTTGCGACTCTTGGGTACTTCAAGTGGTCACATCGCCTCCCTCGAGCGACGCTCGTGATGATGACCGGATTCCTCGCGATCACAATCCCCGTCTGGTTCGTCTGGATTCGTCGTCCCGCCAGCGAAACCGAACGAACGCTCGTCGTCGGGGATGACCTCAACCAGATCGCTCGAATCGCACCGTCGATGGAGGCGTCAGTTATTGGTTATCTCTGTCCATCAATTGTCGGAATTCACGATGATTTGACCACTCTCGAAGCTGCCGCAGACGGCGGTATCGTCGCTACAGACGGGGTTATCGACGCTGAAACCCACTTTCAAGACGATCTCGACGAGTTCTTTCGTCTCGGCGGGTTATCACGTCTTGAGGACGTGCTCCTCGAGTACGATGTCGATACCGTTGTCTTGGCGTTTCGCGAAGCCGATCGAGCAGAGTTCTTTGGGGCACTCGGCACGTGTCACGACCACGGTATCGCCGCTAAAGTTCATCGGGAGTATGCTGAAAGCGTCCTCGTGCCTGAAGGCGAGGTCGGAAATCTTGCAGATGTTGACCTCGAGCCGTGGGATCCGCTTGATCACATAGTCAAGCGGATATTTGATGTTTCGTTTGCTGTGACGGCACTTCTAGTACTCACACCGCTAATGGCAGTACTTGTCCTTGCTATTAAGCTTGATACTCCAGGTCCGGTGTTGTATAAACAAGAACGAACGGCGGTATTTGGAGAATCGTTTCCAGTGTACAAATTTCGGACTATGATCAAGGACGCGGAGGCTGAAACGGGGCCGAAAATTAGTGGAAAAGATGCCGGTGACGTAGATCCACGTATAACTCCTGTTGGGCAAGTTCTTCGACAAACGCATCTTGATGAGATCCCACAACTATGGTCAATTCTTATCGGAGATATGAGCGTTGTTGGACCCCGTCCAGAGCGGCCAGAATTGGATACAGAAATACAGGGTCAGAATGTCGACTGGAGTAAGAGATGGTTCGTTAGCCCAGGCCTGACTGGACTCGCGCAGATCAACGACGTTACTGGGCACGAACCCAAGAAAAAACTTCGGTACGATATTAAGTACATCCGACAGCAATCGTTCTGGTTCGACATCCAGATCGTGATTCGACAGATTTGGAACGTTCTCAGTGATACGTATACGATTTTACGGCATTGA
- the larC gene encoding nickel pincer cofactor biosynthesis protein LarC: MTVLAFDGRMGASGDMILATLLDAGADPDVLEPVTDALEVEYRIDETVKCGIAATTVDVLLTADEVADRTDHSHAHHDHSHDQRGDSHGDHGHEHSHEHEHGHEHEHSHTHDHSHAHVHAEGHGPHRSYLEVCELVEGMGLEPAVERDALDIFELLGEAEAGVHGESLEDIHFHEVGADDAIADIVGAVLLLHDLEPDRIVTTPLATGGGSASMAHGEYPIPTPAVVEIAQQADWSLRGGPIDRELLTPTGAAILGHYADGVDTLPTLSLSASGYGAGGYDLDPHPNVLRVLIGDGGRGLVREDIAVLETNLDDTTPEVLGGLHESLADAGARDVSIVPVTMKKSRPGHLVTVICKPEDRKRVARALAEETGTLGVRETGATHRWIADREFETVALEIHGEQYEVAVKIASDADGTVYDVSAEYDDVAAVASQTDLPVRAVLTRAEQLAQSQLDETGDE, encoded by the coding sequence ATGACTGTTCTCGCCTTCGACGGTCGAATGGGCGCCAGCGGTGACATGATCCTCGCCACGTTGCTCGACGCCGGCGCCGACCCCGACGTTCTCGAGCCCGTCACCGACGCCCTCGAGGTCGAGTATCGAATCGACGAGACCGTCAAGTGCGGCATCGCCGCAACGACGGTCGATGTCCTGTTGACTGCTGACGAGGTCGCCGACCGAACCGATCACAGTCACGCTCATCACGATCATAGCCACGACCAGCGCGGCGATTCGCACGGGGACCACGGCCACGAACATAGTCACGAGCACGAACATGGCCACGAACACGAGCACAGCCACACCCACGATCATAGCCACGCGCACGTTCACGCAGAAGGTCACGGCCCCCACCGAAGCTACCTCGAGGTCTGCGAACTCGTCGAGGGGATGGGCCTCGAGCCTGCCGTCGAGCGTGACGCCCTCGACATCTTCGAACTCCTCGGGGAGGCAGAGGCAGGCGTCCACGGCGAGTCGCTCGAGGACATCCACTTCCACGAGGTCGGTGCCGACGATGCCATCGCAGATATCGTCGGCGCCGTCTTGTTACTTCACGACCTCGAGCCTGATCGGATCGTCACTACGCCACTCGCGACGGGGGGCGGGTCGGCGTCGATGGCCCACGGCGAGTACCCGATCCCGACGCCAGCGGTCGTCGAAATCGCCCAGCAGGCGGACTGGTCGCTTCGGGGCGGCCCGATCGACCGGGAGCTGTTGACCCCCACGGGCGCGGCGATCCTCGGCCACTACGCCGACGGCGTCGACACGCTTCCCACCCTCTCGCTTTCGGCCTCGGGATACGGTGCCGGTGGCTACGACCTCGATCCCCACCCGAACGTCCTTCGGGTGCTCATTGGTGACGGCGGCCGCGGGCTGGTGCGAGAGGACATCGCCGTCCTCGAGACGAATCTCGACGATACGACCCCGGAGGTTCTGGGTGGACTCCACGAGTCACTCGCGGACGCGGGCGCGCGAGACGTCTCGATCGTGCCGGTGACGATGAAGAAATCCAGACCCGGCCATCTCGTGACGGTGATCTGCAAACCGGAAGACCGGAAGCGGGTGGCTCGAGCGCTCGCCGAGGAGACGGGCACACTGGGCGTTCGCGAAACCGGCGCGACCCACCGCTGGATCGCCGACCGCGAGTTCGAGACGGTGGCGCTCGAGATCCACGGTGAACAGTACGAGGTAGCGGTGAAAATCGCCAGCGACGCTGATGGAACTGTTTACGATGTCAGTGCGGAGTACGACGATGTAGCGGCCGTTGCTTCACAAACGGACCTTCCAGTTCGAGCAGTGCTCACGCGAGCCGAACAACTAGCTCAGTCGCAGCTCGACGAGACGGGCGACGAGTGA
- a CDS encoding glycosyltransferase family 2 protein, whose amino-acid sequence MDTDDVTLVVPCYNVESTLPHVLESIDQLAPSPATVLCVDDGSTDGTREILRDHHGSRHIRHEENRGLSATLNTALSHVSTPLFAKVDADLVVPSNWLAIMLRELKENEVDLVQGFFREDVTTLGDKWRALHTYPDFSSKPRLNYPINGSNILAYTDALRDIDGWDERYQRANDDVNLMQRLVYNGYNIYYSPDVESTHIRTDTWKDALRAAWAYSKVPMLGGEPTQFSDLLSWIPKNIYLSILSLKTDHRNRAYVLMWISFLRAIYHTVWDLECILNQDGKVPDRKQEIQKIPLSERMR is encoded by the coding sequence ATGGATACGGATGACGTCACCTTGGTCGTTCCCTGTTACAACGTGGAGAGCACACTTCCTCACGTTCTAGAGTCGATCGATCAATTGGCTCCCTCACCTGCTACGGTTCTCTGCGTTGACGATGGGAGTACCGATGGCACAAGAGAAATCCTCAGAGATCACCACGGTTCACGTCACATTCGACACGAGGAAAATCGTGGGCTATCAGCAACGCTCAATACAGCGCTTTCCCACGTATCCACTCCACTGTTCGCGAAGGTTGATGCAGACCTTGTCGTACCTTCCAACTGGCTCGCTATTATGCTTCGGGAGTTAAAAGAAAACGAGGTTGATCTTGTCCAGGGATTTTTCAGAGAAGATGTGACAACACTCGGGGATAAATGGAGAGCACTGCATACCTATCCGGATTTTTCGAGCAAACCACGGCTGAATTATCCGATAAACGGCTCCAACATCCTTGCCTATACCGATGCTCTTCGTGATATCGACGGATGGGATGAGCGGTATCAACGAGCAAATGATGACGTCAATCTAATGCAGCGCCTTGTTTATAATGGGTATAATATATACTATTCACCAGACGTTGAATCTACCCATATTAGAACGGATACATGGAAAGACGCATTGCGAGCTGCATGGGCGTATTCTAAAGTCCCGATGCTCGGAGGTGAACCAACCCAGTTCTCCGATTTGCTCTCTTGGATCCCAAAAAACATATACTTGAGTATATTGTCACTAAAGACAGATCACCGTAATAGAGCTTATGTGCTCATGTGGATAAGCTTTTTACGAGCCATCTATCACACAGTCTGGGATCTTGAGTGTATACTCAATCAGGATGGAAAAGTACCAGATAGAAAACAAGAAATTCAAAAGATACCCTTGTCTGAACGAATGAGATGA
- a CDS encoding ABC transporter ATP-binding protein has translation MSPTDTTDDISWREKGQALYRVGKFHPALAVAIVVLSVVAALLEGIGLGFIMPILEVAQGEQSVEDGDAFLEVFFTLYETLGIPFTLGYLVAGVTAVMTVRFTTSFLVNWLSAAIVTKYVRHLQEEAFNHAIEAEVSYFDREGSDDILNAIVTQAEYAGGVIQYALSCVEQGLLAAMYLTIALLISPLLTVLTAVFLGGITVLFRHVLDTGYSLGDKVADAKEGIQSRAQAGTQGVREVKIFGMLDELRSGFSKSVEQFERNSIKIDRNDAAITNFYQLMTAVAVFGLIYAGLTLSSMTLAELGVFLFAMYQLGPKVSTLNKYVYRFESQLPHLVRTQEFLEELEQNREPADGSRPVPKPVNRIEFDDVRFSYDSSDELVLRDVSFEFTREEFVAFVGPSGAGKSTIASLLARLYEPDRGEIRADGIPIDQTDIQEWRSRVAVVRQDPHVFNETLRRNVTAGNRDATQAEVEAACEIAQVTEFLEDLPDGYDTVLGDQGVKLSGGQRQRVAIARALLKDADLLILDEATSDLDTALEQKVHSGIESMDRDYAMLVIAHRLSTVTNADRIYTMEDGRIVEAGPHEELLSNANTYSSLYSLQSQ, from the coding sequence ATGTCTCCCACTGATACGACGGACGATATTAGCTGGCGCGAGAAGGGACAGGCGCTATATCGGGTCGGGAAGTTCCACCCCGCCTTAGCCGTCGCAATCGTCGTGTTGAGCGTCGTTGCAGCGCTTCTCGAGGGGATCGGGCTCGGGTTCATCATGCCGATTCTCGAGGTCGCCCAGGGCGAACAGTCGGTCGAGGACGGCGACGCCTTTCTCGAGGTCTTCTTCACGCTATACGAGACGTTGGGGATCCCGTTCACGCTCGGATACCTGGTCGCTGGAGTCACGGCGGTGATGACCGTCCGATTTACGACCTCGTTTCTGGTCAACTGGCTCAGTGCAGCGATCGTCACGAAATACGTCCGTCACCTCCAGGAGGAGGCGTTCAATCACGCGATCGAAGCAGAAGTCTCGTACTTCGATCGCGAGGGCTCGGACGACATCCTCAACGCGATCGTCACACAAGCAGAGTACGCAGGGGGTGTCATCCAGTATGCCCTGAGCTGTGTCGAACAGGGATTGCTCGCCGCCATGTATCTCACAATCGCGTTACTCATCTCGCCACTCTTGACGGTTCTCACGGCGGTCTTTCTCGGCGGGATAACCGTGTTGTTCAGACACGTCCTCGATACCGGTTACTCGCTCGGCGATAAGGTTGCGGATGCAAAAGAAGGAATACAGAGTCGGGCCCAGGCCGGAACCCAGGGCGTCAGAGAGGTCAAGATCTTCGGGATGCTTGACGAGCTTCGCTCGGGGTTCTCGAAGTCAGTCGAGCAGTTCGAGCGCAACTCCATCAAAATCGACCGAAACGACGCAGCAATCACGAACTTTTACCAGTTGATGACGGCAGTAGCCGTCTTCGGGTTGATCTACGCTGGGTTGACGTTGTCCTCGATGACCCTCGCCGAACTGGGGGTGTTCCTGTTCGCGATGTACCAGCTCGGACCGAAGGTCAGCACGTTGAATAAGTACGTCTATCGGTTCGAAAGTCAACTCCCCCATCTCGTTCGAACCCAGGAGTTCCTCGAGGAACTCGAGCAGAACCGGGAGCCTGCGGACGGATCGAGGCCGGTTCCGAAGCCGGTCAACCGGATCGAGTTTGACGACGTTCGATTCAGCTACGACTCGAGCGACGAGTTGGTGCTGCGTGACGTTTCGTTCGAGTTCACCCGCGAGGAGTTCGTCGCGTTCGTCGGCCCCTCGGGTGCAGGGAAGTCGACGATCGCCTCGCTGCTCGCGAGGCTGTACGAGCCCGATCGCGGTGAGATTCGTGCCGACGGTATCCCGATCGACCAAACTGACATCCAGGAGTGGCGCTCTCGAGTGGCGGTCGTCAGGCAAGACCCTCACGTGTTCAACGAGACGCTTCGACGAAACGTCACGGCCGGAAACCGGGACGCGACCCAGGCGGAGGTCGAAGCGGCCTGTGAGATCGCACAGGTGACCGAGTTCCTCGAGGACCTGCCGGACGGGTACGATACCGTCCTCGGCGATCAGGGCGTGAAGTTGTCCGGTGGCCAGCGCCAGCGGGTTGCGATCGCTCGAGCATTGCTGAAGGACGCGGATCTGTTGATCCTGGACGAAGCGACGAGTGACCTGGATACGGCGCTCGAGCAGAAGGTCCACAGCGGGATCGAGTCAATGGATCGAGACTACGCAATGTTGGTGATCGCACATCGACTCTCGACGGTGACGAACGCCGACCGGATCTATACGATGGAAGACGGCCGAATCGTCGAAGCTGGACCGCACGAGGAGTTGTTGTCGAACGCCAATACGTATTCGTCGCTGTACTCGTTGCAGTCACAGTAA
- a CDS encoding NAD-dependent epimerase/dehydratase family protein yields the protein MRAHPKQVLITGSSGTIGTALMKRLLTEGDEVYGVDTVANQWEADLNKRTAIIDLCDPSDFDVLPTELDMIVHLGAHARVHQLVQEPKYAMENLEMTFNLLEFAREFEIPEFIFASSREVYGNNDKVVYSESDTNTDRSESPYTASKIGGEALVQSYDNCYEMSTCTVRFSNVYGRYDRSDRVIPQFIARSYRGEPLTVYGSEKVLDFTYLDDCVDGISKVIKHFPKVTGKTLNICSGQGASLVELAHEINEQTPRNSEINTEPSRPGEVKRYIGDITTAQKLLDYQPQYSLTEGLSETIDWYLDRPSLIEELTSQSVA from the coding sequence ATGAGAGCTCATCCTAAACAGGTCTTGATAACAGGGAGTAGCGGAACGATCGGAACGGCGCTGATGAAACGTTTACTCACGGAGGGAGACGAAGTCTATGGCGTCGATACTGTGGCCAACCAATGGGAGGCAGACCTAAACAAGCGGACAGCTATCATCGACTTATGTGATCCCTCTGATTTCGATGTGTTACCCACCGAACTCGATATGATCGTTCACCTCGGCGCCCATGCTCGTGTTCACCAGTTGGTTCAGGAACCGAAATACGCGATGGAGAACCTCGAGATGACGTTTAACCTCCTCGAATTTGCTCGCGAATTTGAAATCCCGGAATTCATCTTTGCAAGTTCAAGAGAGGTGTATGGAAATAACGATAAGGTTGTGTATTCAGAAAGTGATACCAATACGGATCGAAGCGAAAGTCCATATACAGCAAGCAAGATCGGCGGCGAAGCACTGGTTCAATCGTACGACAACTGTTACGAGATGTCGACGTGCACCGTTCGATTTTCTAACGTCTACGGTCGGTACGACCGCTCTGACCGTGTAATACCACAGTTCATTGCTCGAAGCTATCGAGGCGAACCGTTGACAGTATACGGTTCCGAAAAAGTTCTTGACTTCACGTATCTTGATGACTGCGTCGACGGCATCAGTAAAGTGATCAAACACTTCCCAAAGGTGACTGGGAAGACACTCAATATCTGCTCCGGGCAGGGAGCATCCTTGGTTGAGTTAGCCCATGAGATCAACGAGCAGACGCCGAGGAATTCCGAAATCAACACCGAGCCGTCGAGGCCAGGAGAAGTAAAGCGATACATCGGGGACATTACCACAGCACAAAAATTACTCGACTATCAGCCCCAGTACTCACTAACTGAAGGACTTTCCGAAACAATAGATTGGTATCTTGACCGTCCGTCTCTCATCGAGGAGCTCACATCACAGTCAGTCGCGTAA
- a CDS encoding glycosyltransferase family 2 protein — MFQSNDETVSIIIPTYYRNEWLQDAIESSLRQEFTPVEIIVVDDSGEAHARSLVEEYSSVKYVPLQENVGENQAREAGLSEATGRYIQFLDDDDLLRGDKLDRQIQRFDDTTGVVYSGLKYLYSEEIIQPDPAVRGNVLKDALRFQLWPPCYTSSLLIDRSVLNEVRPLRHHGAGDTDFLIGLAKRTHFDSVAEPLVKKRVHRDNLGSSMENVQHKKTILRKYNELYDKYPGCRDRALEHTYKCEAKVRLTESFKDPLAIAASGRAAYYYLRRN; from the coding sequence ATGTTTCAGTCAAACGATGAAACAGTATCCATAATAATACCCACATATTACCGGAACGAATGGTTGCAAGACGCAATTGAAAGTTCCCTTCGGCAAGAATTCACCCCAGTCGAAATCATCGTCGTCGACGACTCGGGTGAAGCGCACGCCAGATCTCTAGTCGAGGAGTATAGCAGCGTGAAGTATGTTCCCCTCCAAGAAAACGTTGGAGAAAACCAAGCTCGAGAGGCTGGGCTCAGCGAAGCAACTGGACGGTATATTCAGTTTTTGGATGACGATGATTTATTGCGCGGGGACAAACTCGATCGACAAATCCAGCGATTCGATGATACCACAGGTGTAGTGTATTCTGGTCTCAAATATCTGTATAGTGAAGAAATCATTCAACCAGACCCGGCCGTCAGAGGAAACGTCCTGAAAGACGCACTTCGATTCCAATTGTGGCCTCCCTGCTATACAAGTTCATTGCTGATCGATCGATCGGTCTTAAACGAAGTTAGACCGTTGCGACATCATGGTGCAGGAGATACTGATTTTCTGATTGGGCTTGCGAAACGAACACATTTTGATTCGGTAGCTGAACCGCTAGTCAAAAAACGAGTCCATAGAGACAATCTCGGATCGTCAATGGAGAACGTTCAACATAAAAAGACTATTCTCAGGAAGTACAACGAGTTGTACGATAAGTATCCGGGGTGTCGAGATCGAGCACTGGAGCACACATATAAATGTGAAGCAAAGGTCCGTTTGACTGAAAGTTTCAAAGATCCACTAGCCATTGCTGCCTCCGGGCGAGCAGCTTACTACTATCTTAGGAGGAATTAG
- a CDS encoding MFS transporter, whose protein sequence is MDEEQEPETIANAATAFCERYDRGEDILETLLEIDAEYDTWTFDELPLDSGTFGELVSRGIVTKVDDEYHVSSREGIKAALEGITLSSEADSTSRRGFSNPISIDGRKAVALVAALAVMVGMRVLTVRPVLREGHVVSPANDPYHYRYWMEALLAESNGITDVSVIAGMPDGAASMRPLTHAANWFFAELLGGDQWAAEMVAAWLPVVFAVALGVVVYWLAVVVTDDVRVGVAAVLLLALTPAHAVYTSIGFLEHRLHQYFWLGVTMLALAWLAVDLHRRWELESSPRAATDAHLRAPWTWVAAFALGVALPFSAFAWGGSILMFVPVAAYVTVKVAADVRAGFSPARSNAPVVAGLAVGGILSSFLHFGLGWHEVILAIVAVLVVAGAVAVAGLGELWRRFGWRIRALLGLEVGLGVLGIAALRQLRPTDWARLQERAGDLFFRDYAVETASLFRADRGVVFEPLAQLGLNFFVAVAVLGWACWIVYRRYDPGWLVIAVYAAFWLVMATLQGRFAAQLSIPFAVLGGLGLIYVLAWVDLARVPRRFRKQDADTRGRDASSRREAATDGGDREPSIGLPRDRRNLVAIAWILLLFCGISLIYTPSLVAMSAHSDERFEAAIAIDEHATAVDRTYPENFVLSNWGHNRMYNYHVNGKADDYWYADDHYTDFVVDDDPDGWYEEFDESEVGYVVLTSEVSSEEMNEAGVNVEDGDLPADSSQVQLHDELGTGTEDYEPLEHYQAIYVHDDVTAFAVVPGAELTGSVDPNETVQIQTEVTVSDEPIEYDREVRADGDGTFNVTVPYPEEYTVDDADVGVSSEAVETGELIQLE, encoded by the coding sequence ATGGACGAGGAACAAGAACCTGAAACGATCGCTAACGCGGCAACCGCTTTCTGTGAAAGGTATGATCGTGGTGAAGATATCCTCGAGACCCTTCTCGAAATCGACGCTGAATACGACACATGGACATTCGACGAGCTACCACTTGATTCGGGAACGTTCGGCGAACTTGTCTCGCGCGGGATCGTCACGAAGGTCGACGACGAATACCACGTCTCAAGTCGCGAGGGTATCAAGGCTGCTCTCGAAGGTATCACCCTGAGTAGCGAGGCAGACTCGACGTCGAGACGCGGGTTCTCGAATCCGATCTCGATCGACGGGCGAAAGGCGGTAGCGCTGGTCGCGGCGCTCGCTGTGATGGTTGGGATGCGAGTGCTAACCGTTCGACCGGTGCTTCGTGAGGGACACGTTGTCTCCCCGGCGAACGACCCGTACCACTACCGGTACTGGATGGAAGCACTGCTCGCGGAGTCAAACGGAATCACGGACGTGAGCGTGATCGCCGGCATGCCAGACGGCGCGGCCAGCATGAGACCGCTTACACACGCCGCAAACTGGTTTTTTGCCGAGTTACTCGGCGGAGATCAGTGGGCGGCCGAAATGGTTGCCGCCTGGCTTCCCGTCGTCTTCGCGGTCGCGCTGGGCGTCGTCGTCTACTGGCTCGCGGTCGTCGTGACGGACGACGTCCGCGTCGGCGTCGCAGCCGTCCTGTTGCTCGCGCTCACGCCCGCTCACGCCGTCTACACGAGTATCGGCTTTCTCGAGCACCGACTCCACCAGTACTTCTGGCTGGGCGTGACGATGCTGGCGCTGGCCTGGCTCGCCGTCGACCTCCACCGCCGGTGGGAACTCGAGTCGTCGCCACGGGCCGCAACCGACGCTCATCTGCGCGCTCCTTGGACGTGGGTCGCTGCCTTCGCGCTGGGAGTCGCGTTGCCGTTCTCGGCGTTCGCCTGGGGCGGGTCGATTCTGATGTTCGTCCCCGTAGCCGCGTACGTTACAGTGAAAGTCGCCGCCGACGTTCGTGCCGGGTTCTCACCGGCGCGTTCGAACGCGCCTGTCGTGGCCGGATTGGCTGTCGGGGGAATCCTCTCTTCGTTCCTGCACTTCGGGCTGGGGTGGCACGAGGTGATCCTCGCGATCGTCGCGGTACTCGTTGTGGCCGGGGCCGTCGCTGTCGCCGGACTGGGTGAGCTCTGGCGACGGTTCGGGTGGCGGATCAGGGCGCTTCTCGGACTCGAGGTGGGACTTGGTGTGCTCGGAATCGCCGCGTTACGCCAGCTTCGGCCGACAGATTGGGCGAGACTACAAGAGCGTGCTGGCGATCTGTTCTTTCGGGATTACGCCGTGGAGACGGCGTCGTTGTTCAGGGCGGATCGAGGGGTCGTCTTCGAGCCGCTTGCACAACTGGGACTCAATTTCTTCGTGGCCGTGGCCGTTCTCGGGTGGGCTTGCTGGATCGTGTATCGACGCTACGATCCCGGTTGGCTGGTGATCGCTGTCTACGCCGCGTTCTGGCTCGTGATGGCGACGTTGCAGGGTCGGTTCGCAGCGCAGCTTTCCATCCCGTTTGCGGTTCTCGGCGGGCTCGGATTGATCTACGTGCTGGCCTGGGTCGACCTCGCGAGAGTCCCCAGACGGTTCCGGAAGCAGGACGCTGATACTCGAGGGCGCGACGCCTCGAGCCGTCGAGAGGCTGCGACCGACGGTGGCGACCGCGAGCCGAGTATCGGTCTCCCGCGCGACCGTCGCAATCTCGTCGCGATCGCCTGGATCCTGCTGTTGTTCTGTGGGATCAGCTTGATCTACACGCCCTCACTGGTGGCGATGTCCGCTCACAGTGACGAACGCTTCGAAGCGGCGATAGCCATCGACGAGCACGCGACGGCCGTCGATCGAACGTATCCGGAAAACTTCGTATTGAGCAACTGGGGACACAACCGGATGTACAACTATCACGTCAATGGTAAAGCTGATGATTACTGGTATGCGGACGACCACTACACAGATTTCGTGGTAGACGACGACCCCGATGGTTGGTACGAGGAGTTCGACGAGAGCGAAGTCGGCTACGTCGTCCTGACGAGCGAGGTGAGTAGTGAAGAGATGAACGAGGCAGGCGTGAACGTTGAGGACGGTGATCTCCCGGCAGATAGCTCACAGGTGCAGCTTCACGACGAGCTCGGAACGGGCACCGAGGACTACGAGCCACTGGAGCACTACCAGGCGATTTACGTTCACGACGACGTGACGGCATTCGCCGTCGTTCCCGGAGCAGAGCTTACGGGATCCGTCGATCCAAACGAAACGGTGCAGATCCAAACGGAGGTGACGGTCTCGGATGAACCGATCGAGTACGACCGCGAAGTTCGCGCAGACGGCGACGGAACGTTCAACGTGACGGTTCCGTATCCCGAAGAATACACCGTCGACGACGCCGATGTCGGCGTCTCAAGCGAAGCCGTCGAAACCGGTGAATTGATTCAACTCGAGTAA
- a CDS encoding IS110 family RNA-guided transposase: protein MFIGIDVHKRYSQIAVLDKNGEIVEEVRVENANLDDFAQRYAGSKAALEATSNYYHIHDTLSAYLDVTVANPGELKLISDSDKKTDRVDAKQLARMLRLGSVPESYVPTDEVRQARALVRGRQKLVENRTEYANKIHGLLSDHGITREVKPLSVEGREFLAELSLPAPWDALLESYLELIQTLTEQIESLEVEIEERAGSLKETQLLMTIPGVSYFTALTIYAELGEINRFDRAKEVVSYVGLNPIIRESGDSRFEGSISKRGSGRVRWLLVQASYSAVHTCEDEYLSQFYNRLARKKNSKTAIVATARKLLVSMYHMLDREEVYDPPGVSA, encoded by the coding sequence ATGTTCATTGGAATCGACGTACACAAGCGGTACTCACAGATCGCAGTACTGGACAAAAACGGTGAGATCGTCGAAGAGGTTCGCGTCGAAAACGCGAACCTCGACGACTTTGCCCAGCGGTACGCTGGGTCAAAAGCCGCGCTTGAAGCGACCAGCAACTACTATCACATCCACGATACGCTTTCAGCGTATCTGGATGTGACCGTCGCCAATCCCGGCGAATTGAAGTTGATCTCCGACTCTGACAAGAAAACTGACCGCGTTGACGCGAAACAACTCGCTCGAATGCTTCGGTTAGGCTCGGTTCCTGAGAGCTACGTTCCAACCGACGAGGTTCGGCAAGCCCGCGCACTTGTGCGCGGGCGACAGAAACTCGTCGAGAACCGGACCGAGTACGCAAACAAGATTCACGGCTTGTTGAGTGATCATGGCATCACTCGGGAGGTAAAGCCGTTGAGTGTGGAGGGACGAGAGTTCCTGGCGGAACTCTCGCTCCCGGCCCCGTGGGACGCGTTGTTGGAGTCGTATCTGGAGCTCATTCAGACACTCACTGAACAGATTGAGTCGTTGGAAGTGGAGATCGAGGAGCGGGCTGGGTCTCTGAAGGAGACCCAGCTCCTGATGACGATTCCTGGCGTGAGTTACTTTACGGCGTTGACGATTTATGCAGAGTTGGGAGAGATCAATCGGTTTGATCGGGCCAAAGAGGTCGTGAGTTACGTCGGGTTAAACCCGATAATCCGCGAGTCTGGTGACTCGCGGTTTGAGGGGAGCATCTCGAAGCGAGGATCAGGACGAGTCCGGTGGTTGCTCGTTCAAGCGTCGTACTCAGCAGTACATACGTGCGAAGACGAGTACCTCAGCCAGTTCTACAACCGGTTAGCTCGAAAGAAGAACTCGAAAACAGCGATTGTCGCAACCGCCCGGAAGCTGCTGGTTTCAATGTATCATATGCTGGACCGTGAGGAGGTGTACGATCCACCAGGGGTGAGTGCCTGA